The Euphorbia lathyris chromosome 2, ddEupLath1.1, whole genome shotgun sequence genome includes a window with the following:
- the LOC136220770 gene encoding cytochrome b561 and DOMON domain-containing protein At5g35735-like, which produces MSSSILIFATLILAISSTTSTAHYTPCSESFFLLAQNHNFSNNFCKKLTTLGAELAWKINDQNDQEISIFFGARLYDRLGWLAWGINPAKLPQMVGTRAIIGIRYPNGSFGVNTYNITSDTKMGCKLMHQRFDGANNDVSFRDLSMRYKAALDYHIIEGKMVLSSGYEIRKLNHVWQVGYLGDDGVTPAGHPTILQNVDSSETVNFRTGRPASHVGRHRRHLRTVHGILNIAGWGIFLPSGVIVARYCKYPLEWKCWFKLHICCQIIGYILGTAGWIIGLALGTASKFYNFKTHRLYAIFIFTFTTLQMLALRLKPEKKDEYRKYWNMYHHFLGFSLLAVISINIFNGIDILKPDETWRWAYIGILVAFAATVAGLEIYTWTKFKSSVHHGIGSHEVTSTNDDFPQHRSPLPPPPRP; this is translated from the exons ATGTCTTCTTCTATTCTAATATTTGCAACCTTAATCTTAGCCATCTCATCCACCACTTCTACTGCCCATTACACTCCATGTTCCGAATCATTCTTCCTCCTAGCCCAAAACCACAACTTCTCCAACAATTTCTGCAAAAAATTAACCACTCTTGGAGCCGAATTGGCTTGGAAAATCAACGATCAAAACGACCAAGAAATCAGTATATTTTTCGGGGCAAGACTTTACGACAGATTAGGATGGCTAGCCTGGGGGATCAACCCGGCCAAGCTACCACAAATGGTTGGGACCAGGGCAATTATCGGCATTAGATACCCGAATGGTTCGTTTGGCGTTAATACTTATAACATTACTAGCGATACGAAAATGGGTTGCAAGTTGATGCATCAAAGATTCGACGGAGCGAATAATGATGTGTCGTTTCGTGATTTGTCGATGAGGTATAAAGCAGCGTTAGATTATCATATAATAGAAGGAAAGATGGTTCTTTCTTCAGGGTATGAGATTAGGAAGTTGAATCATGTTTGGCAAGTTGGATATTTGGGTGATGATGGAGTAACTCCTGCTGGACATCCTACTATTCTGCAGAATGTGGATAGTAGTGAGACTGTTAATTTCAGGACTGGCCGTCCGGCTAGTCATGTCGGAAGGCACCGGCGACATCTACGAACT GTGCACGGGATCTTAAACATAGCAGGATGGGGTATATTCCTACCAAGTGGTGTAATCGTAGCAAGATATTGCAAGTACCCATTAGAATGGAAATGCTGGTTTAAGCTTCATATCTGCTGCCAAATTATTGGCTACATTCTCGGCACTGCCGGCTGGATTATTGGCTTGGCTCTCGGCACTGCCTCTAAATTCTACAACTTCAAAACTCATCGCCTTTACGCCATTTTCATCTTCACTTTCACTACTTTACAG ATGTTGGCATTGAGATTGAAACCGGAGAAGAAGGATGAGTACAGGAAATACTGGAATATGTATCATCATTTTCTGGGATTTTCATTGCTTGCAGTAATATCAATTAACATATTTAATGGGATTGATATATTGAAGCCAGATGAGACATGGAGATGGGCTTATATTGGGATTCTAGTAGCTTTTGCTGCCACTGTTGCTGGTCTTGAGATATATACTTGGACTAAGTTTAAATCAAGTGTTCATCATGGAATTGGAAGTCATGAGGTTACTTCTACTAATGATGATTTTCCACAACACCGttctcctcttcctcctcctcctcgtcCTTGA